One Williamsia phyllosphaerae DNA segment encodes these proteins:
- a CDS encoding HAMP domain-containing sensor histidine kinase — protein MRPLRRGARPTPPGDQPTTATPSLRRRVLVVVVALFAFLLVVVGVSVDIALGHQLRSDLSSRLADRADRSMSLSAEGYSPQDLVTALQGDAIRVRLQTSDGTVYGGPPQLPADADEPAATPIPPDGARPGPGANPDPSGPPQGPGAGPGRGGPPRPATDSLVVSRRLPDGSVLTLLGDTTSITQVRHQLRWLMAGAGAATLLVAALAMVVAVRRALRPLDAMVAVARGITSGDRGRRVRPQSPDTELGRAAGSVDEMLDALESAEAAQRAAADVARRAEAETKRFLADAAHELRTPIAGLSAVAESLSRDGISRPDRLPRWTELLLGESRHAARLVDDLLDLARIDADPALIRADVDLVEVVSLAADRSRLVTPGTRIELTGSPAVPVSVDAGRIGQVVANLIDNAVRATPPGGTITADVSATDTTATVTVTDTGPGVPDEQRERIFERLVRLEESRAGVGAGLGLPIARALARAHGGDVVCVPHVGGARFVLSLPLGVTNPSRSLSDLSGSVDSTRSTTATGRS, from the coding sequence GCGGCCGACGCCGCCCGGCGATCAGCCCACCACCGCCACCCCGTCGCTGCGCCGTCGTGTGCTCGTCGTCGTGGTCGCTCTGTTCGCGTTCCTGCTCGTCGTGGTCGGAGTCTCGGTCGACATCGCGCTCGGACACCAACTGCGCAGCGACCTGTCGTCCCGGTTGGCCGACCGCGCCGACCGGTCGATGTCGCTGTCCGCCGAGGGGTACAGCCCGCAGGATCTGGTGACCGCGCTGCAGGGCGACGCGATCCGGGTGCGGCTGCAGACCAGCGACGGGACCGTCTACGGCGGACCGCCGCAGCTCCCCGCCGACGCGGACGAGCCGGCGGCCACACCGATTCCGCCGGATGGTGCCCGCCCTGGGCCCGGGGCGAACCCGGATCCGTCCGGCCCGCCACAGGGCCCCGGCGCCGGACCCGGTCGCGGCGGACCACCCCGGCCGGCCACCGATTCGCTCGTGGTGTCCCGCCGACTGCCGGACGGTTCCGTGCTGACCCTGCTCGGTGACACCACCTCGATCACCCAGGTCCGTCACCAGCTGCGGTGGCTGATGGCCGGCGCGGGTGCGGCGACGCTGCTCGTCGCGGCGTTGGCGATGGTCGTCGCGGTTCGTCGAGCGTTGCGACCGCTCGATGCGATGGTCGCGGTGGCCCGCGGCATCACCTCCGGCGACCGCGGTCGACGGGTCCGTCCGCAGTCGCCCGACACCGAGCTCGGACGGGCCGCTGGATCGGTGGACGAGATGCTCGACGCCCTCGAGTCGGCCGAGGCCGCTCAGCGGGCGGCCGCCGACGTCGCGCGTCGCGCCGAGGCCGAGACGAAGCGATTCCTCGCCGACGCCGCCCACGAACTCCGGACCCCCATCGCGGGATTGTCGGCGGTGGCAGAGTCACTGAGTCGCGACGGCATCTCCCGGCCCGACCGGTTGCCGCGGTGGACCGAGCTGTTGCTGGGGGAATCGCGGCACGCCGCCCGGCTCGTCGACGACCTCCTCGACCTCGCGCGTATCGACGCCGACCCCGCCCTGATCCGCGCCGACGTCGACCTCGTCGAGGTGGTCTCCCTCGCCGCCGACCGTTCGCGTCTGGTGACGCCCGGTACGCGGATCGAGCTGACCGGATCGCCGGCCGTGCCCGTGTCGGTCGACGCCGGCCGGATCGGTCAGGTGGTCGCGAACCTCATCGACAACGCCGTGCGCGCCACGCCTCCCGGCGGGACCATCACCGCCGACGTGTCGGCCACCGACACCACGGCGACGGTGACCGTCACCGACACCGGCCCCGGCGTTCCCGACGAGCAACGCGAGCGCATCTTCGAGCGGCTGGTCCGACTGGAGGAATCCCGCGCCGGCGTCGGCGCCGGACTGGGGCTGCCCATCGCCCGCGCCCTGGCCCGGGCACACGGCGGCGACGTCGTCTGCGTCCCGCATGTCGGAGGTGCCCGATTCGTCCTGAGTCTTCCGCTGGGCGTCACGAATCCGTCACGATCTCTGTCCGACCTCTCGGGTAGCGTCGATTCCACGCGCTCGACGACTGCCACCGGACGTTCGTGA
- the egtA gene encoding ergothioneine biosynthesis glutamate--cysteine ligase EgtA: MTTSTDEISSRPAAAAHLTRVCFKLGPPRLIGAELEWFTRRVDLTDPSPRTRALTDDSPRPELTDLAVALGPHAPQSIDPGSPATPLRSGSVVSVEPGGQVELSSSPETDVASLRTALASDEQQLRALLATRGVEMVGGAADGVRPPHRLLTTERYRAMEESFARRGQFGRLMMCNTAAVQVAFDAGSDVEKAVARWTLLHTIGPALIAAFANSPDLHGATDQRWASQRMRAWLEIDRTRIPPPAQTVDDYTAWVLDIPLLCIRCADGTLWSPPAGTTLGDWMDGRLDERVGRRPTADDLDYHVSTVFPMVRPKGYLEVRYLDGQPDGLWGVPIAALAALMSGDSVAEAATEIAAPTADAWTRAARCGLDDTELRTAAHRLLTLAADATDTADERETLGTAAARCARGVMPGEEPTS, from the coding sequence ATGACCACCAGTACCGACGAGATCAGCTCTCGTCCCGCCGCGGCCGCGCACCTGACGCGCGTCTGCTTCAAGTTGGGGCCACCCCGACTCATCGGCGCCGAACTCGAATGGTTCACCCGGCGCGTCGACCTGACCGACCCGTCACCACGCACCCGTGCGCTCACCGACGACTCCCCGCGGCCCGAGCTCACCGACCTCGCCGTCGCTCTCGGCCCGCACGCACCCCAATCGATCGACCCGGGCTCGCCCGCGACCCCGCTGCGCTCCGGAAGTGTTGTCTCCGTCGAGCCGGGCGGGCAGGTCGAGCTCTCCAGCAGCCCCGAGACGGATGTCGCGTCACTCCGCACGGCCCTGGCCTCCGATGAACAGCAGCTCCGAGCCCTGCTCGCCACCCGCGGTGTCGAGATGGTCGGCGGAGCCGCCGACGGTGTCCGCCCTCCGCACAGGTTGCTGACCACCGAGCGCTACCGCGCGATGGAGGAGTCCTTCGCCCGTCGCGGCCAGTTCGGTCGGCTGATGATGTGCAACACCGCCGCCGTCCAGGTCGCCTTCGACGCCGGCTCCGACGTCGAGAAGGCAGTTGCCCGCTGGACGCTGCTGCACACCATCGGGCCGGCCCTGATAGCGGCGTTCGCCAACTCGCCGGACCTGCACGGCGCAACCGACCAGCGCTGGGCGTCGCAACGCATGCGGGCCTGGCTCGAGATCGACCGCACCCGCATCCCACCACCGGCCCAGACCGTCGACGACTACACCGCCTGGGTTCTCGACATCCCGTTGCTGTGCATCCGCTGCGCCGACGGGACGCTGTGGTCGCCGCCCGCGGGCACCACCCTCGGCGACTGGATGGACGGGCGGCTCGACGAGCGGGTCGGACGCCGTCCCACCGCCGACGACCTCGACTACCACGTCAGCACCGTCTTCCCGATGGTCCGACCCAAGGGTTACCTCGAGGTGCGCTACCTCGACGGCCAGCCCGACGGTCTGTGGGGCGTGCCGATAGCCGCGCTGGCCGCACTGATGTCCGGTGACTCCGTTGCCGAGGCGGCCACCGAGATCGCTGCACCGACCGCCGACGCGTGGACGCGTGCGGCGCGGTGCGGACTCGACGACACCGAACTGCGCACGGCCGCGCACCGACTGCTGACCCTGGCCGCCGACGCGACCGACACCGCCGACGAACGAGAGACCCTCGGGACCGCCGCCGCGCGCTGCGCCCGTGGAGTGATGCCAGGAGAGGAACCCACCTCATGA
- the egtB gene encoding ergothioneine biosynthesis protein EgtB: MTTTDTGSVERRRLAEVLRRARERTAGLTDAVSDSELRAQHSELMSPLVWDLAHIGNQEELWLIREVGRRAPIRADLDDLYDAFRHSRSSRPGLPILDPTQAREYTAAVRAHALEVLDSTPLTGDRLVDRGFAFAMIAQHEQQHDETMLATHQLRAGSAALTAPKPPAGNAVPGDEIVVPAGEFTMGTDTDPWALDNESPAHRVHLPTYAIDRFPVTNGQYLAFIADGGYQRRELWSARGWEHRVTADLTAPQFWERDSDGSWWRRAFGVRNPVRPNQPVVHVCFHEAEAFARWAGKRLPTETEWEKAARFDPVTGRSGGRYPWGEDDPTATQANLGQRHLEPADIGAYPDGASALGVEQMFGDVWEWTSSDFTAYPEFAMFPYPEYSEVFFGGDYKMLRGGSFGTDPVAVRSTFRNWDHPIRRQIFSGFRLARDVD; encoded by the coding sequence ATGACCACGACCGACACCGGATCCGTCGAACGCAGGCGTCTCGCCGAGGTGCTGCGCCGGGCGCGCGAGCGTACCGCCGGCCTGACCGACGCCGTGTCCGATTCCGAACTGCGAGCACAACATTCCGAGCTGATGAGTCCGCTGGTGTGGGACCTCGCGCACATCGGCAACCAGGAGGAGCTGTGGCTCATCCGCGAGGTCGGTCGTCGGGCGCCGATCCGCGCGGATCTCGACGACCTGTACGACGCGTTCCGCCACTCCCGGTCGTCGCGTCCGGGACTGCCGATCCTGGATCCGACCCAGGCCCGCGAATATACCGCCGCGGTGCGCGCACACGCCCTCGAGGTCCTCGACTCGACACCGCTGACCGGCGATAGGCTCGTCGACCGGGGATTCGCGTTCGCCATGATCGCCCAGCACGAGCAGCAGCACGACGAGACCATGTTGGCGACACATCAGCTCCGGGCGGGCTCGGCCGCGCTGACCGCTCCCAAGCCGCCGGCCGGCAACGCAGTCCCGGGTGACGAGATCGTCGTCCCCGCAGGCGAGTTCACCATGGGCACCGACACCGACCCGTGGGCACTGGACAACGAGAGCCCCGCGCACCGGGTCCACCTGCCGACCTACGCGATCGACCGGTTCCCGGTGACCAACGGGCAGTACCTCGCGTTCATCGCCGACGGCGGGTATCAGCGGCGAGAGTTGTGGTCGGCGCGCGGGTGGGAACACCGCGTCACCGCCGACCTCACCGCACCCCAGTTCTGGGAGCGTGACAGCGACGGTTCGTGGTGGCGTCGCGCCTTCGGTGTCCGGAACCCGGTGCGCCCCAACCAGCCTGTCGTCCACGTCTGCTTTCACGAGGCGGAGGCCTTCGCCCGTTGGGCGGGCAAGCGTCTGCCCACCGAGACCGAATGGGAGAAGGCCGCCCGGTTCGACCCGGTGACCGGTCGTTCTGGTGGCCGGTACCCATGGGGCGAGGACGATCCCACCGCCACGCAAGCGAACCTCGGTCAGCGGCACCTCGAGCCCGCCGACATCGGTGCCTACCCCGACGGGGCGTCGGCACTGGGTGTGGAGCAGATGTTCGGTGACGTCTGGGAATGGACCTCCAGCGATTTCACCGCCTACCCCGAGTTCGCGATGTTCCCCTACCCCGAGTACTCCGAGGTCTTCTTCGGCGGCGACTACAAGATGCTGCGCGGCGGTTCGTTCGGGACCGATCCGGTCGCGGTGCGGTCGACGTTCCGCAACTGGGATCACCCCATTCGTCGACAGATCTTCTCCGGCTTCCGGCTGGCTCGGGACGTCGACTGA
- the egtC gene encoding ergothioneine biosynthesis protein EgtC: MCRHLGYLGPAVGVGDILTRGSHSLVVQSWAPTDMRCSAVANADGFGVAWWPGSDDVAGGKDATSHRSVAPIWSDPSVTDVLPHIRSQAVLGAIRSATTGMPITHTACAPFVDGGWAFSHNGVVADWPASLATPAEAVPVTDLLRLPAATDSAALWLIVKHLLRSQSPAEVLRRVIADLDISGPGSRLNLMLCDGTTIWATAVHHSLSTLIGDGEVLVASEPLDDDPRWTPVPDRSIVTATRSVLTVESL; encoded by the coding sequence ATGTGTCGTCATCTGGGTTATCTCGGTCCCGCCGTCGGTGTCGGTGACATCCTCACCCGCGGTTCGCATTCGCTGGTCGTCCAGTCCTGGGCGCCCACCGACATGCGGTGCAGTGCGGTCGCCAACGCCGACGGTTTCGGTGTCGCGTGGTGGCCCGGCAGCGACGACGTCGCGGGCGGCAAGGACGCCACCTCCCATCGCAGCGTCGCCCCGATCTGGTCGGACCCGTCGGTGACCGACGTGCTCCCGCACATCCGGTCGCAGGCCGTGCTCGGTGCAATCCGATCGGCGACGACCGGCATGCCGATCACCCACACCGCCTGCGCCCCCTTCGTCGACGGCGGGTGGGCCTTCAGTCACAACGGCGTCGTCGCCGACTGGCCGGCCTCGCTGGCGACGCCGGCCGAGGCCGTGCCGGTCACCGATCTGCTCCGACTGCCCGCCGCCACCGACTCGGCGGCACTGTGGCTCATCGTCAAACACCTTCTGCGCAGCCAGTCCCCGGCTGAGGTGTTACGCCGCGTCATCGCGGATCTCGACATCTCGGGCCCGGGCTCGCGATTGAACCTGATGCTCTGCGACGGCACCACGATCTGGGCCACCGCCGTGCATCACTCCCTGTCCACCCTCATCGGCGACGGCGAAGTACTCGTCGCGTCGGAACCTCTCGACGACGACCCCCGGTGGACCCCGGTTCCCGACAGGTCGATCGTCACCGCCACCCGTTCGGTGCTGACGGTCGAGTCGTTGTGA
- the egtD gene encoding L-histidine N(alpha)-methyltransferase — MSTPALEIHISPDDVDQSLVDDVRDGLTASPKNLQPKWFYDEQGSKLFEQITALPEYYPTRTEKAVLAAHADDIVDTTGMTTLVELGSGSSEKTRLLLDAGLKGGTLQTYVPQDVSVTALQGAVEELVQEYPGLEVAGIVSDFTDTGSSIPVRPNRTVAFLGGTLGNLVPEQRASFLADIAAALRPDEHLLIGVGLVIDPAVLVPAYDDAQGVTAEFNLNVLSVLNARLGADFDLDGFEHVAIWDAENEWIEMRLRSRRAQDVRIADLDLDVSFAEGEEMRTEISAKFHRTGITDELATAGFGVEQIWTDADERFAVVLGRKR, encoded by the coding sequence GTGTCCACGCCGGCACTCGAGATCCACATCAGCCCCGACGACGTCGACCAGTCGCTCGTCGACGACGTCCGCGACGGACTGACCGCGTCACCGAAGAATCTGCAGCCCAAGTGGTTCTACGACGAGCAGGGCAGCAAGTTGTTCGAGCAGATCACCGCGCTGCCGGAGTACTACCCGACCCGCACCGAGAAGGCCGTCCTGGCCGCGCACGCCGACGACATCGTCGACACCACCGGGATGACGACCCTGGTCGAACTGGGGTCGGGCTCCTCGGAGAAGACGCGCCTGCTGCTCGACGCCGGGCTCAAGGGCGGCACCCTGCAGACCTATGTCCCGCAGGATGTCTCGGTGACCGCGCTGCAGGGTGCGGTCGAGGAGTTGGTGCAGGAGTATCCGGGCCTGGAGGTCGCGGGCATCGTCAGTGACTTCACCGACACCGGATCCTCGATCCCGGTCCGCCCCAACCGCACCGTCGCCTTCCTCGGTGGAACGCTGGGCAACCTCGTGCCCGAGCAGCGCGCGTCGTTCCTCGCCGACATCGCGGCCGCCCTCCGCCCCGACGAACACCTGCTCATCGGTGTCGGTCTGGTCATCGACCCCGCCGTGCTGGTTCCGGCCTACGACGACGCGCAGGGCGTGACCGCCGAGTTCAACCTCAACGTCCTGTCGGTTCTCAACGCCCGCCTCGGTGCAGATTTCGACCTCGACGGCTTCGAGCACGTCGCGATCTGGGACGCCGAGAACGAGTGGATCGAGATGCGGCTGCGGTCGCGCCGCGCCCAGGACGTCCGGATCGCGGACCTCGACCTCGACGTCTCGTTCGCCGAGGGCGAGGAGATGCGCACCGAGATCTCCGCGAAGTTCCATCGCACCGGCATCACCGATGAGTTGGCGACCGCAGGCTTCGGCGTCGAGCAGATCTGGACCGACGCAGACGAGCGTTTCGCAGTGGTTCTCGGTCGCAAGCGCTGA
- a CDS encoding TetR/AcrR family transcriptional regulator, whose translation MLVETGWNDFSVRAVAARTGVGRATISRRWGTKAELVLTAVLRDRLEFYDIATEKPDGWIDAVINQSRTLFSDPGLRAAIPGLLSTFESDPAIGEALWQSLAGSAASQYADAAEPADRENAANDALAMILIAAGTAFFASVLPGDVTPEPVQKRIDALLRMIGERVVDNQVFTDD comes from the coding sequence ATGCTGGTCGAGACGGGCTGGAACGACTTCAGCGTGCGCGCGGTCGCCGCTCGGACCGGCGTCGGACGGGCCACCATCTCCCGCCGCTGGGGGACGAAGGCCGAACTGGTGCTGACCGCGGTCCTGCGGGACCGGCTCGAGTTCTACGACATCGCCACCGAGAAGCCCGACGGCTGGATCGACGCGGTCATCAACCAGAGCCGCACCCTGTTCTCCGACCCCGGCCTGCGCGCGGCCATCCCGGGTCTCCTGAGCACCTTCGAGTCGGACCCCGCGATTGGCGAGGCGCTGTGGCAGAGCCTGGCGGGGTCGGCGGCGTCGCAGTACGCGGACGCGGCCGAGCCCGCCGATCGTGAGAACGCGGCGAACGACGCGCTCGCGATGATCCTGATCGCGGCGGGAACGGCGTTCTTCGCGAGCGTTCTGCCCGGCGACGTGACACCCGAGCCGGTACAGAAGCGGATCGACGCGCTGCTACGGATGATCGGCGAGCGTGTCGTCGACAATCAGGTGTTCACCGACGACTGA
- a CDS encoding cytochrome P450, translating into MTSDNRMTSAALDPAACPFMHDGFDFTSPDLLVKGLPVDEFAQLRKTAPVWWNAQKPGTGGGFHDGGYWVVTKHEHIREISKNDAQWSTNDNGVIMRFEDDMPPEALEITKALLINNDPPSHTRLRKLVSRAFTPRAVQGLEEKLADAAETIVKEAAATGKGDFVHQVAVELPLQAIADLLGVPQEDRHKLFEWSNSMMNADDPEFTIDPTTASAEVLGYAYQMAESRKACPVDDIVSTLVNADIDGQSLDEIEFGYFFILLSVAGNETTRNAISHGMNAFLDNPDQWELFKRERPATTADEIVRWATPVNSFQRTAREDLVLDGVEIKKGQRVGMFYGSANYDEEVFKDPFTFDITRDPNPHVGFGGHGTHYCIGANLARMEINLIFNAIADHMPDIHKTAEPDRLRSGWLNGVKRLPVEYD; encoded by the coding sequence ATGACCTCTGACAATCGTATGACGAGCGCAGCGCTCGATCCGGCTGCCTGCCCGTTCATGCACGACGGATTCGACTTCACGAGTCCGGATCTGTTGGTCAAGGGACTGCCGGTGGACGAGTTCGCGCAGCTCCGCAAGACCGCTCCGGTCTGGTGGAACGCGCAGAAGCCCGGCACCGGCGGAGGTTTCCACGACGGCGGCTACTGGGTCGTCACCAAGCACGAGCACATCCGCGAGATCTCCAAGAACGACGCGCAGTGGTCGACCAACGACAACGGCGTGATCATGCGGTTCGAGGACGACATGCCGCCGGAGGCTCTGGAGATCACCAAGGCGCTGCTGATCAACAATGATCCGCCGTCACACACCCGGCTGCGCAAGCTCGTGTCGCGCGCGTTCACCCCGCGTGCCGTGCAGGGTCTCGAGGAGAAGCTGGCCGACGCCGCGGAGACCATCGTCAAAGAAGCTGCCGCCACCGGTAAGGGCGACTTCGTCCACCAGGTCGCCGTCGAACTGCCGCTCCAGGCCATCGCCGATCTGCTCGGCGTGCCGCAGGAGGATCGACACAAGCTGTTCGAGTGGTCGAACTCGATGATGAACGCGGACGACCCGGAGTTCACCATCGACCCGACCACCGCGTCCGCCGAGGTACTCGGCTACGCCTATCAGATGGCCGAGTCGCGCAAGGCGTGCCCGGTCGACGACATCGTCTCGACGCTCGTCAACGCCGACATCGACGGCCAGTCCCTCGACGAGATCGAATTCGGCTACTTCTTCATCCTGCTCTCGGTCGCGGGCAACGAGACCACGCGAAACGCCATCTCGCACGGCATGAACGCGTTCCTCGACAACCCCGATCAGTGGGAGCTGTTCAAACGCGAGCGGCCGGCCACGACGGCCGACGAGATCGTCCGCTGGGCGACCCCGGTCAACTCGTTCCAGCGCACCGCCCGTGAAGATCTCGTCCTCGATGGCGTGGAGATCAAGAAGGGGCAGCGGGTCGGGATGTTCTACGGCTCGGCGAACTACGACGAAGAGGTGTTCAAGGATCCGTTCACCTTCGACATCACCCGTGATCCCAACCCGCACGTCGGCTTCGGCGGTCACGGAACCCACTACTGCATCGGCGCGAACCTGGCGCGCATGGAGATCAATCTGATCTTCAACGCCATCGCCGACCACATGCCCGACATCCACAAGACCGCCGAGCCCGACCGCCTGCGGTCGGGATGGCTCAACGGCGTCAAGCGGCTTCCCGTCGAATACGACTGA
- a CDS encoding GNAT family N-acetyltransferase — MTYESDVSTFTCVEDAPSSDDPRWDDLATLLGPGGLADMFSSPAQPPAEWEPVFTLPGLQFVHEGDAPTAAAAPAGTELVTLSAVDVPDMLGLVATTRPGPFFARTHEMGTYLGLRRGGELVAMAGERLRPPGWTEISAVCTAPAARGQGLAAYLINDLVGRIAARGERSFLHAVEGNRSALELYRRLGFETRASVVFRGFRVPTGA, encoded by the coding sequence ATGACCTATGAGTCCGACGTCAGCACGTTCACCTGCGTCGAGGACGCCCCATCGTCAGACGATCCCCGGTGGGACGACTTGGCGACTCTGCTCGGGCCCGGTGGGCTCGCGGACATGTTCAGCAGCCCCGCTCAACCGCCGGCGGAGTGGGAACCGGTCTTCACCCTGCCCGGTCTGCAGTTCGTACACGAGGGCGATGCGCCGACGGCGGCGGCTGCTCCCGCCGGCACCGAACTCGTCACGCTCTCCGCTGTCGACGTGCCGGACATGCTGGGTCTCGTCGCGACCACCCGCCCCGGACCCTTCTTCGCGCGCACCCACGAGATGGGTACCTACCTCGGACTGCGACGCGGCGGCGAGCTCGTCGCGATGGCCGGGGAACGACTCCGCCCGCCGGGGTGGACCGAGATCAGCGCGGTCTGCACCGCGCCGGCCGCACGCGGTCAGGGGTTGGCCGCGTACCTGATCAACGACCTCGTCGGCCGGATCGCAGCACGCGGTGAACGGTCGTTCCTCCATGCGGTGGAGGGGAATCGAAGTGCGCTCGAGTTGTACCGGCGACTCGGGTTCGAGACCCGCGCATCGGTCGTCTTCCGCGGATTTCGCGTCCCGACGGGGGCGTGA
- a CDS encoding GNAT family N-acetyltransferase: MSFLSAHLDEMAPTAPAESRHALDVDALRAPGVRLWVAHDDGVLVGTVALASAGPGHEELKSMRADPVRRGAGIGRALLQFAVSDARKRGIRRLSLETGSMDFFAPARSLYRAAGFVECAPFGAYKPDPNSVFMTLEVETHTR; this comes from the coding sequence GTGTCGTTCCTGTCGGCGCACCTGGACGAGATGGCGCCGACGGCGCCGGCCGAGAGCAGGCACGCCTTGGACGTCGATGCGTTACGCGCCCCTGGCGTCCGACTCTGGGTCGCCCACGACGACGGGGTTCTGGTCGGCACCGTGGCGCTGGCGTCTGCAGGGCCGGGTCACGAGGAGTTGAAGAGCATGCGAGCCGATCCGGTTCGGCGAGGGGCGGGCATCGGACGTGCGCTGCTTCAGTTCGCGGTCAGCGACGCGCGGAAGCGGGGGATTCGGCGGTTGTCGCTGGAGACGGGCAGCATGGACTTCTTTGCCCCTGCCCGATCGCTTTATCGCGCAGCGGGGTTCGTCGAATGCGCACCGTTCGGCGCGTACAAACCAGACCCGAACAGTGTGTTCATGACCCTCGAAGTCGAAACGCACACTCGATGA
- a CDS encoding NADP-dependent oxidoreductase: protein MLAVQYRTYGDPSVLEVADRPEPHAGPDSVRIRVLAVSVNPIDRLLRAGQLKDVFPLVLPAIPGRDAVGIVDEIGDGVSDIVLGDRVFGLGGVSDTTAQYAVLTAWAPAPAAWTDEQAAAAGLASVTALRALDALGPATGSTILIDGAAGAVGSAAAAFAIAEGAHVIGTASEANHDRLRALGVLPVTYGDGLVERVRTVAPDGVDVALDAAGTGSLPHLLELAGDVAHVVTVADHQRASELGVRSVNADNDSSLLRRAAEHAAAGAYTPHVSEVMSFRDATRAHARSEAGSGKTVMRIGSLD from the coding sequence ATGTTGGCAGTCCAATACCGTACGTACGGAGATCCCTCCGTGCTCGAGGTCGCCGATCGACCCGAACCGCACGCCGGCCCCGACTCGGTTCGTATCCGCGTCCTGGCTGTCAGCGTCAATCCAATCGACCGATTACTGCGCGCCGGCCAGTTGAAAGACGTTTTCCCGCTCGTCTTACCGGCCATCCCTGGCCGCGACGCCGTGGGCATCGTCGATGAGATCGGTGACGGAGTCAGCGACATCGTGCTCGGGGACAGGGTGTTCGGGCTCGGAGGGGTCAGCGACACCACGGCGCAGTACGCGGTGCTCACCGCCTGGGCCCCGGCACCGGCGGCCTGGACCGATGAGCAGGCCGCGGCGGCGGGACTGGCGTCGGTCACGGCGCTGCGTGCGTTGGATGCACTCGGCCCGGCAACGGGATCCACGATCCTCATCGACGGCGCCGCCGGTGCCGTCGGCAGCGCGGCCGCTGCGTTCGCGATCGCGGAGGGGGCGCACGTGATCGGAACTGCGAGCGAGGCCAACCACGACCGTCTGCGCGCACTCGGCGTCCTACCCGTCACCTACGGCGACGGCCTCGTCGAGCGTGTCCGCACGGTTGCGCCTGATGGTGTCGACGTCGCCCTCGATGCAGCCGGAACGGGATCGCTTCCCCACCTCCTCGAACTCGCCGGGGACGTCGCGCACGTCGTGACAGTCGCGGATCACCAGCGAGCGAGTGAGCTCGGAGTGCGCAGCGTCAACGCCGACAACGACTCCTCCCTGCTGCGTCGAGCCGCTGAGCATGCCGCCGCCGGCGCCTACACGCCGCATGTCAGCGAGGTCATGTCGTTTCGCGACGCCACGCGCGCACACGCCAGATCCGAGGCGGGTAGCGGCAAGACCGTGATGAGAATCGGGTCGCTCGACTGA